The Methanomassiliicoccus sp. genome segment GGTGCATTCGAGGCCGTCCATGCACGAGCGCAGTTGCACCTCGTCCAGACCATGTCCGTTCAGGTCCATGGTGGCGAGCACCGTCTGCAACCCAGCGAGAGTGGTATCGTTCATCCTCTCCCTCACAGGCACGGTGGGCCCCTGGGGATCGAACCAGCGGACTATGGGCGAAGCGCCGTGATCGTTGAGCCAGGCATCGACCCGGGCCCTGGCGTAGTTTGACAGGCTCTCTCCAACCAGCACCAGGTCGCCATCCTTCAGGTCCCTGCCGAAGGAGGGGAGAATGTACCGGCCTCTGACGGGATCGGACCGGCCGCTCCTGACGATGGCCGCCTGGAAGGCCCCCCTCTCGCGGTCTAGCACCTTCACCGTGGCGGTGACCCCTAGGCTGAGGAGCTCCCTGATGGTCTGGCTCCTCTCCACGTTCCCGGAGTATGGAGCGAGGCGCACGAAGCTGCCCTCGTCCAGGGTACAGGAGGCAAAGTAGGTCTGGGGATCGAGGCCGAAGAGCTCCAGGTCCACCTCCCCGCCCACATGTTCCTGGTCATGCTCCTCGTACCTGAACAGCCCCCGGAGTGGAAGGGCGGAGCCGTCGGCCACTCGCGCGGACGGCGACCTGAGGGAGTCGATGAGCCATGCCGCCCTTTTCACGTGATGGTCCAGTCTCAGGAAGTCCAGGCTGGCCTCGACGATGTCGTATCGGGAGGTGAAGTGTGTTCCGATATGCCTCAGCTCCCCCAGCGGGATAGGGGGCTTCTCGATGTGGTTGTTCGTGTACATTCTCTCCTCGATCCATCGGAGCGCCTGGCACTTGGCCAGGAGGAAAGCGGAGATCGTGGGCGCGGTCCCCCCGCGACGGTAGTCCTCCAGGGCCCGGGGCAGCAGGTTGTCCTTCCCCACCCTCCGCGGCAGGGCATCCCACATCGCATACCAGTAGGGGGCGTTGACGTCGGAGCTGTAGTAGGTGCGGACCTCGAAGAAGCCGCTCTGAGCCCCCGGGGCATCGCGGTCGCACCACTCCCCCTCAGGGTCCATGGCCAGTGCCGTGCGGAAGTCGAAGATGTCCCGACGCATCACATACGAAAGGTCCGTGGCCCTTCCGTTGACCGTTCTCGTCCAATGGAAGCGCGAGGAGCCGAACCAGCGCGCGGAGGTGGCGATGACCGGGCTGAGGCCGGTATATCCCACCGTGAACTTGTGCCTGATCTCGTCCACCAGGGGAGTGTAGATCGTCTGCTCCAGGTCCGCACGGCACTCCGCCCGGCATCCCAGAAGCTCAGTGAGATGATGCAGCAACGGGCCACCGCAGCGGTTGCAAGCGTCGATAAGGTGCCCCATGTCGCCCTGGGACCAGGTGTAGAGGTGCATGGGCCTCCATCCGCTACCGCCGGCCCGCACGATGGCGTCGACCAGCTCATCGAAGAAGCCACTGATCATCTCCCTCTCGGCCCTGTCGTCCTCGCCTACATCGCCGGTCCAGGCGCTCATGACCAGACGGACGACCTCCTGAGACCTCATGGCCGGCCCGTCCTCCTCCTTGCCTATGACCTCCTTGAGCTGGGGGTCGGGGGTGCGGTCACCGTCAATGGGGGTCAGAAGGGACCGCTCACTGTCGGTGACGTGGGCGGCCAGTCCCACCAGGCGGTCCTCGATGTAATCGTACTCCACGTCCAGGAAGACCCGCACCATACGCTCTCCCTCCGGGCTCACATGTGCGGGGAGAAGGCCTGGTCCAGGGTGCCCCATCGACATGACTCCGAAGTCACCCTGCTGGTTGCCGGACATGTTGGACCGCCGGGCCCTGGCGCGCACGATGAGGTTTCCAAGGTCGGAACTGAAACCGATGGTGCGCCGGAGCACGGCCGCGCTTTCTCCCTTTTGATCGAGGTCGGCCAGGTCATCGATGGTGGCGATGCCTGCCTGACGAAGCATGCGGACCTCCGAGGGATCTATGCCCAGCAGCTCCAGGCGCCTCCGGCGGGCGCTGTCGGGCATACAGATGGGGCAGTGCACACAGGCTCCGCACTTGGCGTCGAGGCGGTAGCTGAGGTCCTCCAGATCGGTTCGTGCGATGCGGGCCAGGGGACCGCTCTCAGAAAGAAGGTTGCGAAGGTCCCCCATCTCCTCCTCCAGGTCCAGCGAGTTCAGCCCCAGAGCGTCCTGGACCACGTTGGTCTCGGGATCTATGCGGGCGACCACCGACTCCAGGACCACGTCGGCATAGTGAGCTCCGCCCACCTCCAGCCCATGTTGTTCGAGGTGATCCCCCACCATCAGCCTGTACGCTCCCAGCTGGACGCGGTGGTATGTCTTGTCCCTGCGGCTGGCCTTGCACTCTACGATGCGCAGGACGGGCAGACCGTCCCGCCATCCCAGGATGAGGAAGTCCATCCTTCCGGATAGGATGAAATCACCAACCTCGCCCTCCATCTCCACCTCCCGGGCGAAGACCTCGGAGCCGGGCGCCGTTGCCCTCAGGGAGTCAAGGAAACTTTGCCAGGGGATCCGGCACTCCCCTTCCGGGGGGCAAGGGTTCAGCAGGCGGACCCTTTTCCGCAGGGATCGCTCCAGTTCCTCCTCCCTCTCCGTCCCGCGGACGGCCAGGATGGGATTCAGGGGGCCGCGCACCCGGCCGTAGAAAGGAAAGCGGCGGGCGATCTCGGACTTGTCCAGCCTCAGCTTGAAGCTGCGCTCGCAGCAGTGCTGATCGACATACTCGCCGATATCGGTCACAACCACCAGGCCCTTCTTGCCGCTCATCGCACGCCCTCAGGTGGCACCGGGGGTCCATCGTGACCTAGCCCGATGCCTGGAGACGCTAACGCATCCTCACCACTTGAACCTGATGAGCAGGTAGACCGCCAATCCCACGGCCAGTATGGAAACGCCCCAGCCTACCCATATCCACGTCTCGGAGGAGAACGGGGCCCATTGCGCATCCCCCACCACCACCGTGAGCTCGTTGGAGATGGAGACCCGGGACGAGGAGTCGGTCACGGTAAGGGTTACAGAATAGGAGCCGGGATTGTCGTAGGTATGGTTCACATCCCTCATGGTGCTGGTGGACCCGTCATCGAAGTTCCAATGGTAGAAGTATGGCCCCGTGCCACTGGAGACCGAGCTGGTGAAGGGCACGGTCAGGGGGGCAGGCCCAGTGCTGGATCCCTGCTGGATGATGACCTCAAGTCCGTCCTCCGAGGTCACCGTGATCTCGATGTCCTGCGACGTCGCCTCCTTCATGGAGGAGTCGGACACCTTCAGGTGCACGGTGTAGATCCCCGGTTCGGAGTAGTTATGCACAGGTTCCTCCTCCTCGCTGTAAGCCCCGTCGCCGAACGTCCAGTTGTATGAGATCGTTCCTGTGGCGTTCTCCACAACGCTGTAGAAGCTAACATCCAGCGGACCCATGCCGTAGGAGACGGAAGAGGAGATGCTGGTCTTAAGGTCCAGGGTCATGGACGCCACGATCCTCAGGTTGGGGGAGGTGGTCGTCCGGCCCTCGCTGTCGGTGACGTTCAGTTTCACGTTGTAGGTGGCAGGGTCCGTGTACTCATGAAAGGGCGACTCCTCGTTGCTGGTGGACCCGTCACCGAACTGCCATAGGTACGTGTACGGAGATACTCCGTACCGGGGTGTGGCACTGAAGGTGATGTTCAGGGGCACGGTGCCTGCGGTGGTGGAGGCGGTGATGTTCACCTGGAACGCCGGGGTGATCACAATACCGGCGCTGGTATTGGTGACCGTTCGGCCGTAGTTATCGGTAATGATGACCTCTGGAGAATAGGTGCCCGCCTTGGCGTAGACATGGTTGACCGAGCTTCCGGTGCCGGTGGTACCATCGTCAAAGTCCCACTCGTAAGTGTAAGGTGCGGTGCCACCCGTGACGTCGGCCGTGAGGGCGACATCCACCGGCGCCTGGGCCGTGGAGACGCTGGAGGTCACGTTTACGTCCAAG includes the following:
- a CDS encoding AAA family ATPase, encoding MSGKKGLVVVTDIGEYVDQHCCERSFKLRLDKSEIARRFPFYGRVRGPLNPILAVRGTEREEELERSLRKRVRLLNPCPPEGECRIPWQSFLDSLRATAPGSEVFAREVEMEGEVGDFILSGRMDFLILGWRDGLPVLRIVECKASRRDKTYHRVQLGAYRLMVGDHLEQHGLEVGGAHYADVVLESVVARIDPETNVVQDALGLNSLDLEEEMGDLRNLLSESGPLARIARTDLEDLSYRLDAKCGACVHCPICMPDSARRRRLELLGIDPSEVRMLRQAGIATIDDLADLDQKGESAAVLRRTIGFSSDLGNLIVRARARRSNMSGNQQGDFGVMSMGHPGPGLLPAHVSPEGERMVRVFLDVEYDYIEDRLVGLAAHVTDSERSLLTPIDGDRTPDPQLKEVIGKEEDGPAMRSQEVVRLVMSAWTGDVGEDDRAEREMISGFFDELVDAIVRAGGSGWRPMHLYTWSQGDMGHLIDACNRCGGPLLHHLTELLGCRAECRADLEQTIYTPLVDEIRHKFTVGYTGLSPVIATSARWFGSSRFHWTRTVNGRATDLSYVMRRDIFDFRTALAMDPEGEWCDRDAPGAQSGFFEVRTYYSSDVNAPYWYAMWDALPRRVGKDNLLPRALEDYRRGGTAPTISAFLLAKCQALRWIEERMYTNNHIEKPPIPLGELRHIGTHFTSRYDIVEASLDFLRLDHHVKRAAWLIDSLRSPSARVADGSALPLRGLFRYEEHDQEHVGGEVDLELFGLDPQTYFASCTLDEGSFVRLAPYSGNVERSQTIRELLSLGVTATVKVLDRERGAFQAAIVRSGRSDPVRGRYILPSFGRDLKDGDLVLVGESLSNYARARVDAWLNDHGASPIVRWFDPQGPTVPVRERMNDTTLAGLQTVLATMDLNGHGLDEVQLRSCMDGLECTVQLLLGPPGTGKTNTAAAAVLARLAARPRRKLFLLSANTHTAVDELTARIRDTSPRFLREADLTGLEHLPHRVLRLVSRDTLPKEGEVGTWDDMKVREEMERGDVVLCGTVGELLKMAERFQRSSPMCADGLMIDEASMMVFPDFLALATLLAEDGEIMLVGDHKQLSPITSHDWEEESREQVTALAPHHSCYQAVSGLSNRTPPGAIGKSALTVTYRLTPELTHLISGVYALEGVKLRSRKQQEIKNAEISSLSDLWHEKGVYLVVHDESCSRKSNLFEARLIHDIMDAWRVEEHEVPPGTVSVITPHRAQRGLLRSMLEKDFRYHLKLIDTVERLQGGECETIIVSGTQSDAGAITGSAEFILDLNRTNVIFSRARERLIVVCSRSLLDSMPADVDDYASSYLWKHLRSVCDTTVLRVPGYEHKVEVRVPGRFWN
- a CDS encoding PKD domain-containing protein translates to MAFVTPSVQGAWPDFVTLDETSPQEVFPGESVPCQYTMVIAPGSEISSLNITQVTVFYADWGYTGVLFSGILEIKTFPYTRTFNHTVDIPSDLAPGPHSGTVRVTGSTEGDPYELTPSLDFTFVCASAALDVNVTSSVSTAQAPVDVALTADVTGGTAPYTYEWDFDDGTTGTGSSVNHVYAKAGTYSPEVIITDNYGRTVTNTSAGIVITPAFQVNITASTTAGTVPLNITFSATPRYGVSPYTYLWQFGDGSTSNEESPFHEYTDPATYNVKLNVTDSEGRTTTSPNLRIVASMTLDLKTSISSSVSYGMGPLDVSFYSVVENATGTISYNWTFGDGAYSEEEEPVHNYSEPGIYTVHLKVSDSSMKEATSQDIEITVTSEDGLEVIIQQGSSTGPAPLTVPFTSSVSSGTGPYFYHWNFDDGSTSTMRDVNHTYDNPGSYSVTLTVTDSSSRVSISNELTVVVGDAQWAPFSSETWIWVGWGVSILAVGLAVYLLIRFKW